The nucleotide window CATGCCCGATCGTGCGCACGCGGCCCGGGCGCTCGCGGCGGTGAAGCTGCGGGTGCACCAGGACATCGTGCTCAACACGTCCGCCTTGCTCGACGCCGAAGAGGCCGTGTTGGTGCTGCCGGCCCAAACCCGCTACGAACAGACGTCGGGCGGGACCAGCACCTCCACCGAACGGCGCATCCGCTTCACCCCGGAGATCCCCGGGCCGCGCATCGCAGAGGCAAAGCCCGAGTGGCAGATCCCCTGTTTGATCGGACAGGCCCTCGTGCCTTCGCGCCCCGACCTCTTCGGCTACCCGGACACGGCGGCCATTCGCCAGGAGATGGGCGCTCTCATGCCGATGTACGCAGGCATCGAGACGCTCGAAAAGGAAGGCGACTGGGTGCAATGGGGTGGACCGCAGCTCGGCACGGATCGTTTCGAGATGCCCGACGGTCGGGCCCTGTTCTCGGACGTGCCCGTGCCCCGGGTGGAGGTGCCCCCCGGGCATCTCTTGCTGGGCATGCGCAGGGGCAAGCAGTTCAATTCGATGACCTTCGGAACGACCGACCCCTTGTCCGAGGATCGAAAGCGTGACGCGCTCTTCTGCGCCGCCTCCGACCTCGCAACGCTGGGCTTGGCCTCGGGCGCACGGGTGCGGGTGGTGAGCCCCCACGGCAGCCTGCTGGCCGTGTGCTTCGCGGGACCGATACGGCCGGGACACGTCCAGGGCTACTGGCCCGAGTGCAACGTGCTGTTGGCTCGTGCCTACGATCCGGCATCCGGCGAGCCCGACTACAACACCGTCGTGAGGCTCGAGCGGGTGGAGGCCGAAGCCCGTGCTGCCTCCTGACGAGGCGCTGGCCCAAGCGTCCCGCCAGGTGTCGATCACCCGCGTGACACGGGGGGGCCCGGCCCCCGCGGAGGACGACTGGGTGGCGGTGGAGGAGCCGCTGGACGTGCGGGTGGGCGAGGCGTCGCTCGCCATGACCATGCGTACGCCCGGCCACGACGAAGAGCTCGTGGCCGGCTTGCTGTGGGCCGAGGGCCTCTTGCAGCAGCCCGAGGCGCTCGTCAGCGTTGCGGTGGAGGGGCCGGCCGACCCGTGGGTGTTGGGCGCGGGTGCGGTAGCCACGGCGGTCCTGCGCGTGGGCGGGCTCGTGGAGCCAGCGTTCACGCACGCCAAACGGGGCACCCTCACGAGCGCGGCCTGTGGGGTCTGCGGCCGCGGCGCCCTCGACGATTTGCTCGAGCGGCTGACACCCGTGGCGCCCTTCGCAGGGCCGCTCGAGCTTTTGACCGACGCCACCCTTGTGCTCACGCCCGCGCAAAGCGTGTTCCGGCGTACGGGAGGCCTGCACGCGGCGGCGGTGCTGGACCCGGAGGGGCGTCTGCTGGTGCTTCGCGAAGACGTGGGCCGCCACAACGCCGTTGACAAGGTCATCGGACGCTTCGTCTTGGACGGGGCTCTGCCGCCTTCGGGGCACGTGCTGGTCGTGAGTGGCCGCACGAGCTTCGAGTTGGTTCAGAAGGCCATTCGCGCAGGTCTGTCGGCCGTGGTGGGCGTATCGGCGCCGAGTACCTTGGCTGTCGAGCTCGCCCGCGCGTTCGGCGTGACCTTGGTGGGGTTTGCTCGTGAGGGGCGCGGCAACGTGTACAGCGACCCGGGCGGCCCGAGGTAACGACGGGTCCCCGGTGCGTGTCAGGTCAGCACGCGCTGCAGGGCTGCCAGGTCATACCCGTTGCGCGCGTCGGAGATGAGGCCCGCGAGCGTGAGTCCTCGTCCCTCGATCGGTGGCCAGGGCGGCGGTGGTTGCCGCCACAGGCCCTGCCTGTCACGCATATGCGCCCGGTCGCTTCCAAAGGTGCTCAAGTAGAGCTGCGCGTCGACGCAGGCAAATCGAGGCTGGAATGCCTCGGGCACGGCACGGGGAAAAGGGAAGGTTTTTTCCAGGTAGTGTGTGGCGGGCACCGGCATGCCGAGCCGCGAGTCCAGGTCCCAGATCGCGAAGGCGTCGGTCTTGACGGCCAGCACCACGTGATAGTCCCACAGCACGGGTTCGCCCGGAGCTCCTGCCTTTTGCTCCCAGCAGGCCACGCGTCCCGATGCACCGGTCAGCAGCACCACGAAGCGTTCGTCGGCACGGGTTGCATCCTGGTGCGCCAGCTGCCAAACGTTTTCTTCGCACCAGTACGCCTGGTAGGGGAAAAGAGCGGCTTCGCGTCCGGGTCCGCTCAAGCGACGGGCCCCACGAGTTCGGCGTGTTCCCAGACGAAGATCCCTGGGCTGTCCGCCCTGCAGGCGCGCACGGCAGCGCTTGCGACGACCTCCGCGCTCACGCCGCGAAAGCGTGTCAGCGGGCCGCGCAACAGCGGGTTGAGCAGCGGCATCATCGCCCGGGCCACGGCTTCGCCCGGGCGAGACTCCTCGCGTTTGCCCAGCAACAAGCCGGGGTGCAAGGCCACCAGGCGTTGCCAACCCATGTCCGCGAGCGCCGCTTCTACTTGCCCTTTGACCTTCAGGTAAAAGCTGCGGGCGTTCGGGTTCGCGCCCACCGATGACACGAGCACGAAAGTGGACGCGCCCTGCGCCTTGGCCCAGCGGGCGAAAGCCAGGACGGCGTCGTGATCCACCGCTCGAAACGCATCTCGAGATCCGGCCTTCGCGAGCGTCGTGCCCAGGGCGCAGATGGCT belongs to Myxococcales bacterium and includes:
- the fdhD gene encoding formate dehydrogenase accessory sulfurtransferase FdhD produces the protein MAQASRQVSITRVTRGGPAPAEDDWVAVEEPLDVRVGEASLAMTMRTPGHDEELVAGLLWAEGLLQQPEALVSVAVEGPADPWVLGAGAVATAVLRVGGLVEPAFTHAKRGTLTSAACGVCGRGALDDLLERLTPVAPFAGPLELLTDATLVLTPAQSVFRRTGGLHAAAVLDPEGRLLVLREDVGRHNAVDKVIGRFVLDGALPPSGHVLVVSGRTSFELVQKAIRAGLSAVVGVSAPSTLAVELARAFGVTLVGFAREGRGNVYSDPGGPR
- a CDS encoding oxidoreductase — translated: MSDSPRVGSVVALAGASGLVGSRCLEALLAHTGVEGVVSVGRRHVPTAHPKLTQVEVDFAALGPDTASPRPVQAAICALGTTLAKAGSRDAFRAVDHDAVLAFARWAKAQGASTFVLVSSVGANPNARSFYLKVKGQVEAALADMGWQRLVALHPGLLLGKREESRPGEAVARAMMPLLNPLLRGPLTRFRGVSAEVVASAAVRACRADSPGIFVWEHAELVGPVA